One Clostridium sp. CM027 genomic window carries:
- a CDS encoding glycosyltransferase: MIENRKTSIIILTYNNLIYNHKCVDSIRKYTKENTYEIIVVDNNSTDGTREWLKDQKDIKSILNDENVGFPKGCNIGIAASGKENDILFLNNDTVVTPRWLDNLKICLYSDDKVGATSSITNNCSNYQSVSVPYSDVKDMIPFAEANNVSNPEKWEGKVRLVAFCMLIRRDVLNKIGVMDEQFSPGNFEDDDLCMRIIELGYKMMLCNDSFIHHFGSSSFNKDYTEFNNVLTTNRKKIEDKWGFNSNVGSTLKFDIIQRIDEPKENGLNILEFDCGLGATLLKLKYMYPNADIYGIETNEHVARLGGKILELITDDFEENYSMNFKKDKTNFFDYIILGNRLQLSKDPWTLLNEIKKFLKPGGYIIATIPNLMHHSVIKELLRGSFMYSGNSILNRNNNKFFTLTDICKIFDECGYSNPYIFHYRTELTPEDDQLLNNICGIVGKDMKEYFLSYEYVAKYQKNV; encoded by the coding sequence ATGATTGAGAATAGGAAAACTTCAATAATAATTTTAACTTACAACAATCTTATTTACAATCACAAATGCGTTGATAGCATAAGGAAATACACTAAAGAGAATACCTACGAAATAATTGTTGTAGATAATAATTCTACTGATGGGACAAGAGAATGGCTTAAAGACCAGAAGGATATAAAATCTATTTTAAATGATGAAAATGTAGGTTTTCCAAAGGGCTGTAATATTGGAATAGCTGCATCAGGCAAAGAAAATGATATTTTGTTTTTGAATAATGATACGGTAGTTACTCCAAGGTGGCTTGATAATCTTAAAATATGTCTTTACAGTGATGATAAAGTTGGAGCAACTTCATCTATAACTAATAATTGTTCTAATTATCAGTCTGTAAGTGTGCCTTATAGTGATGTTAAAGATATGATTCCATTCGCTGAGGCTAATAATGTTTCAAACCCCGAGAAATGGGAGGGGAAAGTAAGGCTTGTGGCATTTTGCATGCTTATAAGGAGAGATGTTCTTAACAAGATTGGCGTTATGGATGAGCAATTTTCACCTGGAAATTTTGAAGATGATGATTTATGCATGAGAATTATAGAATTGGGATATAAGATGATGCTTTGTAATGACAGCTTCATACACCATTTTGGCAGTTCATCTTTTAATAAAGATTATACTGAATTTAATAATGTACTAACGACAAATCGTAAAAAAATTGAGGATAAGTGGGGGTTTAACTCTAACGTAGGCAGCACATTAAAATTTGACATAATACAGCGTATAGATGAGCCAAAAGAAAATGGTCTAAATATTCTTGAGTTTGACTGTGGGCTAGGTGCTACACTACTTAAGTTGAAATATATGTACCCTAACGCTGATATATATGGTATAGAGACAAATGAGCATGTAGCGAGGCTAGGTGGAAAAATTCTAGAGTTAATAACTGATGATTTTGAAGAAAATTATAGCATGAACTTTAAAAAAGACAAGACAAATTTTTTTGATTATATAATTCTTGGCAATAGACTTCAACTAAGTAAAGACCCTTGGACATTACTAAATGAAATAAAAAAATTTTTGAAGCCTGGGGGATATATAATTGCGACTATTCCTAACTTAATGCATCATTCAGTTATAAAAGAGTTATTAAGAGGAAGCTTTATGTACAGCGGAAATTCTATTTTAAATAGAAATAATAATAAGTTTTTTACTTTAACAGATATATGCAAAATATTCGATGAGTGTGGGTATAGTAATCCATATATATTTCATTATCGTACTGAATTAACACCGGAAGATGATCAGCTATTAAATAATATTTGTGGTATTGTTGGTAAAGATATGAAAGAGTATTTCTTATCTTACGAGTATGTAGCTAAATATCAAAAAAATGTATAG
- the glsA gene encoding glutaminase A has translation MQSILRTAIENSKKITKDGQVATYIPELAKGDRDALGACIFDICGNIIVEGDYLTKFTIQSVSKVVILICALIDNGKDVVFSKVGKEPSADPFNSLVKLEMKETHKPSNPFINAGAIVCTSLVEGDNGIEKFSKIHNMMKKLANNNDIEVNYSVYNSEKLTGNTNRAIAYYLKGAGIIEKDVEDVLDAYFKCCSVEVVVEDIARMASVIANNGVAPWSNERLIPEYINKIVKAIMMTCGLYDRSGEFCIEVGVPAKSGVGGCIMAVVPNRMGIAVVGPALDMYGNSIAGTRVLEELSKELNLSIF, from the coding sequence ATGCAATCAATATTAAGAACAGCAATTGAAAACAGTAAAAAAATTACGAAAGATGGACAAGTAGCAACGTATATTCCTGAACTTGCAAAGGGGGATAGAGATGCTCTTGGAGCATGTATATTTGACATATGCGGTAATATTATTGTAGAAGGTGACTACCTAACAAAGTTCACTATTCAAAGTGTATCAAAGGTGGTAATCCTTATATGTGCTCTTATTGATAATGGAAAGGATGTAGTTTTTTCTAAAGTAGGTAAGGAACCTTCAGCGGACCCATTTAATTCATTGGTTAAGTTAGAAATGAAGGAGACACATAAACCATCAAATCCGTTTATAAATGCAGGTGCAATAGTTTGTACATCCCTTGTGGAAGGAGATAATGGGATAGAAAAATTCAGTAAAATTCACAATATGATGAAAAAATTAGCAAATAATAATGACATTGAGGTGAATTATTCAGTTTATAACTCTGAAAAATTAACTGGGAATACAAACAGAGCTATTGCTTACTATCTAAAGGGAGCAGGCATAATTGAAAAGGATGTAGAAGACGTATTAGACGCATACTTTAAATGCTGCTCAGTTGAGGTAGTTGTTGAGGATATAGCAAGAATGGCATCAGTAATTGCAAACAATGGAGTAGCACCATGGTCAAATGAACGGTTAATTCCAGAGTACATCAATAAAATAGTTAAGGCTATTATGATGACCTGTGGATTATACGACAGATCCGGAGAATTTTGTATTGAGGTTGGTGTTCCTGCTAAAAGCGGAGTAGGGGGATGTATTATGGCTGTTGTTCCAAACCGTATGGGAATAGCAGTTGTAGGGCCAGCACTTGATATGTACGGAAATAGTATTGCTGGAACGAGAGTTCTAGAAGAACTTTCTAAAGAACTCAATCTAAGTATCTTCTGA
- a CDS encoding SAM-dependent methyltransferase produces MEELRSAINEILKQDILKLVISNKMNKDVQYNKITFVLKEDDVKQYYQIEKNTDKQAFHENITIDVLGEKILEYVSASYKQVDAWSNTITFDLKISKKGKVHLGKKKSDNVKIANKGHNKEKNYILKEGMIIEPLIDLGIFTKEGRVVNSKYDKYKQINKFVEIIDEEIKKNNFKELTILDFGCGKSYLTFVLYYYFVEIKKINVKMIGLDLKEDVIKECNDISKRYNYENLHFELGDINGFKYDNKVDMVITLHACDTATDYALYNAIKWNSNMIFSVPCCQHEFNSQIKTESLSILTKYGIVQERVSALMTDSVRANLLESVGYKSQLLEFIDISHSPKNILIRASKANISKDKKEKALSEVNILMNQFNLNSTLFNLLKKDNLI; encoded by the coding sequence ATGGAAGAGTTAAGAAGCGCGATTAATGAAATATTAAAGCAGGATATTTTAAAATTAGTTATTAGTAATAAAATGAATAAAGATGTACAGTATAATAAAATAACATTCGTATTGAAAGAAGATGATGTAAAGCAATATTATCAAATAGAAAAAAACACCGATAAGCAAGCTTTCCATGAGAATATTACTATAGATGTTTTAGGAGAAAAAATACTAGAATATGTATCAGCGAGTTATAAACAAGTAGATGCTTGGTCAAATACAATTACATTTGATTTGAAAATATCTAAAAAAGGTAAAGTTCATTTAGGGAAGAAAAAAAGTGATAATGTAAAAATTGCTAATAAAGGACATAACAAAGAAAAAAATTATATTCTTAAAGAGGGTATGATAATAGAGCCTCTTATAGATTTAGGCATTTTTACAAAAGAAGGCAGGGTTGTTAATTCAAAATATGATAAGTATAAGCAAATAAATAAGTTTGTTGAAATTATTGATGAGGAAATTAAGAAGAATAATTTTAAGGAACTTACTATATTAGATTTTGGATGTGGAAAATCTTACTTAACATTTGTATTATATTATTACTTTGTTGAAATCAAAAAAATCAATGTAAAAATGATAGGACTTGATCTTAAGGAGGATGTAATTAAAGAATGTAATGACATATCTAAAAGATACAATTATGAAAACTTACATTTTGAGCTAGGGGATATAAATGGATTTAAATATGATAATAAAGTTGATATGGTAATTACATTACATGCGTGCGATACAGCTACTGATTATGCTTTATATAATGCGATAAAGTGGAATAGTAATATGATTTTCTCTGTTCCTTGCTGCCAACATGAATTCAATAGCCAAATTAAAACAGAGTCATTATCGATACTAACAAAGTATGGAATAGTACAAGAAAGGGTTTCGGCACTTATGACAGATTCAGTAAGAGCAAATCTTTTAGAAAGCGTCGGATATAAAAGTCAGCTTCTAGAATTTATAGATATATCACACTCTCCTAAAAACATATTAATTAGAGCTTCAAAAGCTAATATATCTAAGGATAAAAAAGAGAAAGCATTATCTGAAGTTAATATTTTAATGAACCAATTTAATTTAAATTCAACATTATTTAATTTATTAAAAAAAGATAATTTAATTTAA
- a CDS encoding L-lactate dehydrogenase, which produces MKTRGNKISIIGAGFVGSTTAFALMTGGLASEIVIVDINKEKAEGEAMDLSHGASFVRPIEITSGEYSDTKDSDIVIITAGIGQKPGETRLTCISKNLKIFQSIVPEVVKFSPNSILLVVSNPVDVLTYITYKLSGFPSNRVIGSGTVLDTSRFKYLLSQHFEIDARNIHTYIMGEHGDSEIATWSLTSIAGMNVDEYCDMCPKKCGGEMKFDIYKEVKEAAYTIIKKKGATYYAVALAIKRIVEAILSNENSILTVSSLLKGEYGIQDIYMGVPTILGREGVKKILQVKLNEDETDKLLESSKVLKTVIKDSKI; this is translated from the coding sequence ATGAAGACAAGAGGAAATAAAATATCTATAATTGGAGCAGGTTTTGTAGGTTCTACTACGGCATTTGCTTTAATGACTGGAGGATTAGCATCTGAAATTGTAATTGTAGATATAAATAAGGAAAAAGCTGAGGGCGAGGCAATGGATTTATCACATGGAGCTTCCTTCGTAAGGCCTATTGAAATAACGTCTGGAGAGTATTCAGACACAAAGGATTCAGATATAGTAATTATTACAGCTGGAATTGGTCAAAAGCCAGGAGAAACAAGGCTTACCTGTATTTCGAAAAATTTAAAAATATTTCAAAGTATAGTTCCGGAAGTTGTAAAATTCAGTCCCAATTCTATATTATTGGTAGTGTCAAACCCCGTGGATGTATTGACTTATATAACCTATAAGCTTTCAGGATTTCCAAGCAACAGAGTAATTGGGTCGGGGACGGTTCTTGATACTTCGAGATTTAAATACCTGCTTAGTCAGCATTTTGAAATTGACGCTAGAAATATACATACCTATATAATGGGTGAACATGGGGATTCAGAAATTGCTACTTGGAGTTTAACTAGTATTGCGGGTATGAATGTTGATGAGTACTGTGATATGTGTCCTAAAAAATGTGGTGGAGAGATGAAGTTTGATATATATAAGGAAGTAAAAGAAGCAGCCTATACTATTATTAAAAAAAAGGGTGCAACATATTATGCTGTTGCCCTAGCCATAAAAAGAATAGTTGAAGCAATATTAAGCAATGAGAACTCTATTCTTACAGTATCATCTCTGCTAAAGGGTGAATATGGAATCCAGGACATTTATATGGGAGTTCCAACAATTTTAGGTAGAGAAGGGGTAAAAAAAATACTACAAGTCAAACTCAATGAGGATGAAACAGATAAACTTTTGGAATCTTCAAAGGTGCTGAAGACAGTTATAAAAGATTCCAAAATATAA
- a CDS encoding glycosyltransferase, which translates to MVTISLCMIVKNEEDVLGRCLDCIKDIVDEIIIVDTGSTDNTKKIAQEYTDDFFNFQWIDDFSAARNFSFSKAKMDYILWLDADDIILEEDIKKFKQLKQSLTLDVDNVMMMYNVGFDENGTVTLSYFRERLSKRINNCKWTEPVHECLVMGGNIINADVCITHRKEHAAVQGRNISIYKKLLSDGQSLTPRGLFYYSRELHQNGFFEEAIKYFNEFLDTEKGWVEDNISACFDLSNCYNIIGDKKAMLKILLRSFEYDTPRAEICCTIGTHYFEISDYNKAIFWYKLASELNKPVNSWGFISHDYWGYIPNLQLCVCYDRLGSRAESIKYNNKAAEYKPDSPAVLSNRDYFESTAI; encoded by the coding sequence ATGGTAACTATTAGTTTATGTATGATTGTAAAAAATGAGGAAGATGTTTTAGGTAGGTGTCTTGACTGTATTAAGGATATTGTTGACGAAATAATAATAGTTGACACTGGCTCCACAGATAACACAAAAAAAATTGCACAAGAATATACAGATGATTTTTTTAATTTCCAGTGGATTGATGATTTCTCTGCTGCTAGAAATTTTTCTTTTTCTAAAGCAAAAATGGATTATATTCTTTGGCTAGACGCTGATGATATCATTCTCGAAGAAGATATAAAAAAATTTAAACAACTTAAGCAAAGCTTAACTCTAGATGTAGATAATGTTATGATGATGTATAACGTAGGCTTTGATGAAAATGGAACAGTTACCTTATCATATTTTAGAGAACGCTTGTCAAAAAGAATAAATAATTGTAAATGGACAGAACCTGTTCATGAATGCCTAGTAATGGGAGGAAATATTATAAACGCCGATGTTTGCATAACACATAGAAAAGAACATGCCGCAGTACAAGGTAGAAATATATCTATTTATAAAAAATTGCTGTCAGATGGGCAATCTTTAACACCAAGAGGACTCTTCTATTATTCCAGGGAATTACATCAAAATGGATTTTTTGAAGAAGCAATAAAATATTTCAATGAATTTTTAGACACAGAAAAGGGCTGGGTAGAGGATAATATAAGTGCCTGCTTTGATCTTTCTAACTGTTATAACATTATAGGTGATAAAAAAGCCATGCTAAAAATACTACTTAGAAGCTTTGAATATGATACTCCAAGAGCTGAAATATGCTGTACTATAGGAACCCACTATTTTGAGATTTCCGATTATAACAAGGCTATTTTTTGGTATAAGCTCGCATCAGAACTTAATAAGCCAGTTAATAGTTGGGGCTTTATATCTCATGATTATTGGGGATATATACCCAATTTACAACTATGTGTTTGTTATGACAGGTTAGGAAGTAGAGCAGAGTCAATTAAATATAATAATAAAGCGGCTGAATATAAGCCTGATTCTCCAGCGGTACTTTCAAATAGAGATTATTTTGAAAGTACTGCTATATAA
- a CDS encoding pyruvate, water dikinase regulatory protein: MLTIYAVSDSIGETAELVAKSVASQFPDSVIVKKTPHIKTAEDVNYFISKIDRDSKVMIISTIIMVDVKEFLVQRCVEKGIFVSNVLGPGIGLASKLLNKQPEYIPGAIWKMDKDYYKRIEAMEFAMQYDDSRDYDGIKHADVVLIGVSRTSKTPLCMYLANKGIKAINIPLVPEVPVPEELYNIPGRKIIGLKINPFELIEIRKNRIGKFNGLNANFQYANDSRILDELDYAEKIMKKTRCLTIDVTKRAIEDTALIIMKSIGYDQ, from the coding sequence ATGTTAACAATATATGCGGTATCGGATTCAATAGGAGAAACAGCGGAACTTGTGGCTAAATCAGTAGCGAGTCAGTTTCCAGATAGTGTAATAGTGAAAAAAACACCACATATTAAAACAGCTGAGGATGTTAATTATTTTATTAGCAAAATAGATAGGGATTCAAAAGTAATGATTATTTCGACTATTATTATGGTAGATGTAAAAGAATTTTTAGTACAAAGATGTGTAGAAAAAGGAATATTTGTATCGAATGTTTTAGGACCAGGGATAGGACTAGCTTCTAAGTTATTAAATAAACAGCCAGAATACATTCCAGGAGCAATATGGAAAATGGATAAGGATTATTATAAAAGAATAGAAGCTATGGAGTTTGCTATGCAATATGATGATAGCAGGGATTATGATGGGATAAAACATGCGGACGTAGTGCTTATTGGTGTTTCAAGAACTTCAAAAACCCCATTGTGTATGTATTTAGCTAATAAAGGAATTAAAGCTATAAATATACCGTTAGTACCTGAAGTTCCTGTTCCAGAAGAACTATATAACATTCCTGGAAGGAAGATCATAGGGCTTAAAATAAATCCTTTTGAGCTTATTGAAATAAGAAAAAATAGAATTGGTAAATTCAATGGGCTTAATGCTAACTTTCAATATGCTAATGATTCAAGAATATTAGATGAGTTAGATTATGCTGAAAAAATAATGAAAAAAACAAGGTGTTTAACAATTGATGTTACTAAAAGAGCTATAGAAGATACGGCTTTAATTATTATGAAAAGTATAGGGTATGATCAATAG
- a CDS encoding GreA/GreB family elongation factor, with amino-acid sequence MNNKLTKKDLEDLQKEFDYRKGPLTMEIAHEKMIAAAHGDRSENAEYKAAKTNMYENYRRMGYLIKMIRTAEVIDDVIYNTKGANISDKLMIKFEGSDDIEEIELVTTLQVDILNGKFSIESPIGMVLFGKTVGTIVEVASPDGNYKIELLSITKE; translated from the coding sequence ATGAATAATAAGCTTACTAAAAAAGATCTTGAAGACCTTCAAAAAGAATTTGATTATCGTAAAGGTCCTTTAACCATGGAAATTGCACATGAAAAAATGATAGCTGCTGCTCACGGTGATAGAAGTGAAAATGCTGAATATAAAGCTGCCAAAACAAATATGTACGAAAACTACAGAAGAATGGGATATTTAATAAAAATGATTAGAACCGCTGAAGTTATAGATGATGTTATTTATAATACTAAAGGGGCAAATATAAGTGATAAATTAATGATAAAATTTGAAGGTAGCGATGATATCGAAGAAATAGAACTTGTAACAACATTACAAGTGGATATATTAAATGGCAAGTTTAGTATTGAGTCACCAATAGGAATGGTATTATTCGGAAAAACAGTAGGAACTATAGTAGAAGTAGCATCTCCTGATGGAAATTATAAAATAGAGCTATTAAGCATAACTAAAGAATAA
- a CDS encoding glycoside hydrolase family 20 zincin-like fold domain-containing protein: protein MFLIPSPKQLELNKGTLQLRRDTEIVLDYQCDFDDLNAAIVLQDEIQQQLGFKLVINKAFDCHNDKTVIRFKKVSGPKEAYTLIIGGTCIEICAATSIGIFYGVQTFRQIIRQNGTLLPNLKIEDEPYFTNRGFYHDVTRGKVPTLEMLMELVDRAAFYKINQLQLYIEHTFAFKGMSEIWMDKDPLTAEEILILDQYCKKRHVELIPSLSTFGHMYEVLRSKSFNELCELENSEGGEYSFGHRMVSHTLDATNEGSIKLVEEMLMQYIPLFSSDTFNICCDETFDLGKGKSKAKADEVGVGMLYVEFLNKVIDIVKKKGKKVMFWGDVILHHPELLNNISKDAICLNWDYNENAKEDGTKAITESGMEQYVCPGVWGWNQLVNKVDKGFENIKRMVAYGVKYGATGVLNTDWGDFGHINFLSSSIPGMAYGASLSWNPDGEKEFENVFKALSLIEYGDDSLELVSLLNKLSKEQIVGWYELVEWKENHCKNSDIKESFSELDWKKILAGYDIACEIENKFTTLSKKVCINTFDLQEFIVSARAIQLVNSFFLNLLKNEYSKNDVDTVFSPMDLAENLEVWFCDYAKIWRARNKESELYRIREIIVYTCRYLRGICLVAC, encoded by the coding sequence ATGTTTTTAATACCAAGTCCAAAACAATTAGAACTAAATAAAGGTACATTGCAACTTAGACGTGATACGGAGATAGTCTTAGATTACCAATGTGATTTTGATGACTTAAATGCCGCGATTGTATTACAAGATGAAATTCAGCAACAATTAGGCTTCAAATTAGTAATAAATAAGGCCTTTGATTGCCATAATGATAAAACCGTAATTAGATTTAAAAAAGTATCAGGTCCAAAAGAGGCTTACACCTTAATTATTGGTGGAACCTGCATCGAAATATGTGCTGCTACTTCCATAGGCATATTTTATGGAGTACAGACATTTAGACAAATTATTAGGCAAAATGGAACTTTACTTCCAAATCTCAAAATTGAAGACGAGCCATATTTTACTAACCGTGGGTTCTATCATGATGTTACAAGAGGCAAGGTACCAACACTTGAAATGCTTATGGAACTAGTTGACAGGGCAGCTTTTTATAAAATTAATCAGTTGCAATTGTATATAGAACATACTTTTGCATTTAAAGGCATGAGTGAAATATGGATGGACAAAGATCCACTAACAGCGGAGGAAATATTAATACTTGACCAATATTGCAAAAAAAGGCATGTTGAATTAATCCCATCCTTGTCTACCTTCGGGCATATGTATGAGGTGCTTAGGTCAAAGTCCTTCAATGAATTGTGTGAGCTAGAAAACAGTGAGGGAGGCGAGTACTCTTTTGGTCATAGAATGGTTTCACACACACTGGATGCAACTAATGAAGGTAGCATAAAACTAGTTGAAGAAATGCTAATGCAATATATACCGCTATTTAGCTCAGACACATTCAATATATGCTGTGATGAAACCTTTGATTTAGGAAAGGGTAAAAGTAAAGCCAAAGCCGATGAAGTTGGGGTTGGAATGTTATATGTTGAATTTTTGAACAAAGTAATAGATATAGTCAAGAAAAAAGGCAAGAAGGTTATGTTCTGGGGGGATGTGATTTTACATCATCCTGAACTTTTAAATAATATAAGTAAGGATGCCATATGTCTTAATTGGGACTATAACGAAAATGCCAAAGAGGATGGCACAAAAGCAATAACTGAGTCAGGTATGGAGCAGTACGTGTGCCCAGGTGTATGGGGATGGAATCAACTAGTGAACAAAGTCGATAAGGGTTTTGAGAATATTAAAAGAATGGTAGCCTATGGTGTTAAATATGGTGCAACAGGCGTTCTCAATACTGACTGGGGAGATTTTGGTCATATAAATTTTTTAAGTAGCTCAATTCCAGGCATGGCATACGGAGCGTCCTTATCATGGAACCCAGATGGCGAGAAAGAGTTTGAAAATGTATTTAAAGCGTTGTCCTTAATAGAGTATGGTGATGACTCACTTGAACTCGTGTCTCTACTTAATAAATTATCCAAGGAGCAGATCGTAGGCTGGTATGAACTAGTCGAATGGAAAGAAAATCATTGTAAAAATTCAGATATTAAAGAAAGTTTCAGCGAGCTTGATTGGAAAAAGATTTTAGCTGGTTATGACATAGCTTGTGAAATAGAAAATAAGTTTACTACATTGTCTAAAAAAGTGTGCATAAACACCTTTGATCTGCAAGAATTTATTGTTTCAGCAAGGGCAATACAACTTGTGAATAGCTTTTTCCTAAATCTTTTGAAGAATGAGTATTCTAAAAATGATGTAGATACAGTATTTAGTCCAATGGATCTCGCAGAAAATCTCGAAGTATGGTTCTGTGATTATGCAAAAATCTGGAGGGCACGAAATAAGGAAAGTGAACTATATAGAATTAGAGAAATCATAGTTTATACTTGTAGATACTTAAGGGGAATATGCTTGGTAGCTTGCTAA
- a CDS encoding sodium:alanine symporter family protein gives MLNLLNSIVTSVNNILWSYVLIILLISIGAYFTIHLKFPQFRFFSHTFKLLRNGRKTSDGKEGVAVSSFQAFCISVASHVGTGNLAGVAIAVTVGGPGAVFWMWVIALLGAGSSFVENTLAQIYKVKGENGYKGGPAYYMEKALGKRKLGLVFSVLITISFGLVFNSVQANTVTLAFEGAFGITRFWGGMILVGLTALVIFGGVKRIAKVAEILVPVMAVAYVFVAFFVIFKNIAQVPAVFKMIFQGAFGLKQFTGGGIGAAIMMGIKRGLFSNEAGMGSAPNAAATADVSHPVKQGIVQVFGVFLDTIVICSATAFIILISGEQLNNGLTGIELTQVALTSQVGNWGNIFIAVCIFMFAWSSIIGNYYYGESNIEFMNGNKIWLTTFRVGVLGMVFWGSMSSISIVWNMADLFMGAMALINLVVIFKLSKVLPKVIKDYAIQIKQGKDPVFHANSIDGLSNTECWDKD, from the coding sequence ATGTTAAATTTATTAAATTCTATTGTAACATCAGTTAATAACATACTTTGGTCTTACGTGCTCATAATTTTACTTATAAGTATTGGAGCATATTTTACTATTCATCTTAAGTTTCCACAGTTCAGATTTTTCTCTCATACATTTAAACTTCTTAGGAATGGTAGAAAAACCTCAGATGGCAAGGAAGGTGTGGCGGTATCATCATTTCAGGCATTCTGCATAAGTGTTGCTTCTCATGTTGGTACTGGAAATCTTGCGGGGGTTGCAATAGCCGTAACAGTTGGAGGTCCAGGAGCAGTTTTCTGGATGTGGGTTATAGCTCTTTTAGGTGCAGGCTCAAGCTTTGTTGAAAATACATTAGCACAGATTTATAAAGTAAAGGGTGAAAACGGATACAAGGGTGGTCCTGCATACTATATGGAAAAAGCGCTTGGCAAACGAAAGCTTGGTTTAGTATTCTCAGTACTTATAACTATATCATTTGGACTTGTATTTAATTCAGTTCAGGCAAATACTGTAACATTAGCGTTTGAAGGAGCATTTGGTATTACAAGATTCTGGGGGGGTATGATCCTGGTAGGACTTACTGCTTTGGTTATATTTGGTGGGGTTAAGAGGATAGCAAAAGTTGCAGAGATTCTAGTACCAGTTATGGCTGTAGCCTATGTATTCGTTGCATTCTTTGTAATTTTCAAAAATATAGCTCAAGTTCCAGCTGTATTTAAAATGATTTTCCAAGGTGCTTTTGGTTTAAAGCAATTTACAGGCGGCGGAATTGGTGCAGCGATTATGATGGGTATTAAAAGAGGCCTATTCTCAAATGAAGCAGGTATGGGAAGTGCCCCAAATGCAGCGGCTACAGCGGATGTAAGCCATCCTGTTAAACAAGGTATTGTGCAAGTATTTGGAGTTTTCCTAGATACTATAGTAATATGTAGTGCAACAGCATTTATTATTTTAATTTCTGGGGAACAGCTAAATAACGGACTTACTGGAATAGAACTGACACAGGTAGCATTAACCTCGCAGGTAGGTAACTGGGGCAATATATTTATAGCTGTATGCATTTTCATGTTTGCGTGGAGTTCTATAATTGGAAACTATTATTATGGTGAGTCAAATATTGAGTTTATGAATGGAAATAAAATATGGCTTACTACTTTTAGAGTAGGTGTACTTGGTATGGTATTTTGGGGGTCAATGTCTTCAATAAGTATTGTATGGAATATGGCAGATTTATTTATGGGAGCAATGGCACTCATAAATCTTGTTGTTATTTTCAAATTAAGCAAGGTACTTCCAAAGGTAATTAAGGATTATGCAATTCAAATTAAACAAGGTAAAGATCCAGTATTTCATGCGAATTCTATTGATGGACTTAGCAATACTGAGTGTTGGGATAAGGATTAG
- a CDS encoding conjugal transfer protein TraX, giving the protein MPFTIINLFEYSKKNVGAKKTGLIVLAIVLIPLGVFTEGGIVLIPFTLIAYFFRGNKKRVIIGCVILFILLFYMSYIPYETPQETINMLMFNSDFLFILAAPFMLLYNGKRGVNNKFSKYLFYVFYPLHLWILAIIQFLLK; this is encoded by the coding sequence TTGCCGTTCACAATAATTAATTTATTTGAATATAGTAAAAAAAATGTTGGCGCTAAAAAGACGGGATTAATAGTACTTGCAATAGTTCTTATTCCACTAGGAGTATTTACAGAGGGTGGTATTGTTTTGATACCATTTACATTAATAGCATATTTCTTTAGAGGCAATAAGAAAAGAGTTATAATTGGATGTGTAATATTATTCATACTTTTATTCTATATGAGTTATATCCCATACGAAACGCCACAAGAGACAATAAACATGTTAATGTTCAATTCAGATTTCTTATTTATTCTAGCAGCTCCATTTATGCTTTTATATAATGGAAAAAGAGGGGTTAACAATAAATTTAGTAAGTATTTATTCTACGTTTTTTATCCATTGCACTTATGGATATTAGCAATAATACAATTTCTATTGAAGTAA